The proteins below are encoded in one region of Maribacter aestuarii:
- a CDS encoding o-succinylbenzoate synthase: protein MKASYKKYILNFKNPSGTSRGTLVTKETWFLILEEKGKYGIGECGMFKGLSYDDVPDYEKKLKWLLEHIDSDTDWLLEELRNYPSIQFGLEQALLSIKSKNPFEFFDSPFLNQERPILINGLVWMGDEAFMHRQIQEKIKTGFTCIKMKIGALDFEKELKLLHFIRKNYSKEDIELRVDANGAFSPELALEKLKRLAELDLHSIEQPIRQGFIHEMKKLCEQTPLPIALDEELIGVLHVTEKEKLLQTIRPQYIILKPSLVGGFKGSGEWITLADKYGIGWWITSALESNIGLNAIAQWTATLNNEMHQGLGTGSLFTNNLESPLTVRNGGLYYDKNKNWKENLIKELCI, encoded by the coding sequence ATGAAGGCCAGTTACAAAAAATACATACTCAATTTTAAAAACCCGAGCGGTACTTCCCGCGGCACCTTGGTAACAAAGGAAACTTGGTTTTTGATACTGGAGGAGAAAGGAAAATATGGCATTGGAGAATGTGGAATGTTCAAAGGGCTAAGTTATGACGACGTTCCTGATTATGAGAAAAAACTCAAGTGGCTCTTAGAACATATTGACTCTGATACAGATTGGCTGTTGGAGGAATTAAGAAATTACCCAAGTATTCAGTTTGGATTGGAACAGGCTTTACTGTCTATAAAATCCAAAAATCCTTTTGAATTTTTTGATTCACCCTTTTTGAACCAAGAACGTCCTATTTTAATCAACGGATTGGTTTGGATGGGTGATGAAGCTTTTATGCATCGTCAAATACAAGAAAAAATTAAAACCGGTTTTACTTGTATAAAAATGAAAATCGGGGCACTTGATTTTGAAAAGGAATTGAAGCTGCTTCATTTTATCCGAAAAAATTATTCCAAAGAAGATATAGAATTACGAGTCGATGCCAACGGTGCTTTTTCTCCAGAGCTTGCTCTGGAGAAGTTAAAGAGGCTTGCCGAACTGGATTTACATTCCATAGAACAGCCCATAAGACAGGGGTTCATTCATGAAATGAAGAAATTATGTGAGCAAACCCCATTACCTATTGCTTTGGATGAAGAATTAATAGGTGTGTTGCATGTAACGGAAAAGGAAAAATTACTACAAACCATAAGACCACAGTACATAATATTAAAACCAAGTCTTGTAGGCGGTTTTAAGGGTAGCGGGGAATGGATTACACTGGCTGACAAATATGGGATAGGCTGGTGGATTACAAGCGCTTTGGAGAGTAACATTGGGTTAAATGCCATTGCCCAATGGACCGCAACTTTGAACAATGAAATGCACCAAGGTCTAGGCACGGGATCACTATTTACTAATAATTTAGAAAGTCCCCTAACTGTAAGGAATGGAGGCCTGTATTACGATAAAAATAAAAATTGGAAAGAAAATTTAATTAAGGAACTATGTATATAG
- a CDS encoding CPBP family intramembrane glutamic endopeptidase produces the protein MYIEQAYKGLSDSWRYILGIFGVFIAWQFFGAIPLVIALILKSDSIGVLAEGDLGVMAEILGSNTFLFLMLLTFVIGLVFLFLFVKFIHKQTIKSLTTSRIKIDWKRILFAFGIWSIVSILFIFLDIYLSPEDYKFNFDLVPFLILAVISIIMIPLQTSMEEYYMRGYMMQGLGLMTKNRLFPLVFTSLLFGLMHIFNPEVQKLGYGILVFYIGTGFFLGIITLMDKGLELALGFHAANNLTAALLVTADWTAFQTNSIYRDVSEPVLGWDVLVPVFVVFPILLLIFSKKYKWTNWKERLTGKVLSKEEFIAANSLDVETR, from the coding sequence ATGTATATAGAACAAGCGTATAAGGGTTTGAGTGATAGTTGGAGGTATATTTTAGGCATTTTTGGAGTATTTATTGCTTGGCAGTTCTTTGGAGCGATTCCCTTAGTAATTGCGTTAATTTTAAAATCGGATTCTATAGGGGTTTTAGCAGAAGGCGATTTGGGAGTAATGGCGGAGATTCTTGGATCCAACACTTTTTTATTTTTAATGCTTCTTACGTTTGTTATTGGTTTGGTCTTTTTATTTTTATTCGTCAAGTTTATTCATAAACAGACGATAAAGTCCTTAACTACTTCCCGAATAAAAATAGATTGGAAAAGGATTTTATTTGCATTTGGGATATGGAGTATAGTTTCAATACTTTTTATTTTTCTAGATATTTATCTTTCACCAGAGGACTACAAATTTAATTTTGACTTAGTTCCTTTTCTTATTTTGGCTGTAATTTCCATTATTATGATTCCCCTTCAGACCAGTATGGAGGAGTACTATATGCGTGGCTACATGATGCAAGGACTGGGGCTTATGACGAAAAATAGACTATTTCCACTGGTCTTTACATCCCTATTGTTTGGGTTGATGCACATCTTCAATCCGGAGGTTCAAAAACTTGGCTACGGGATACTCGTGTTTTATATAGGTACTGGATTCTTTTTAGGAATAATCACCCTTATGGATAAAGGTCTCGAACTTGCATTAGGTTTTCATGCCGCCAACAATTTAACGGCTGCATTACTTGTTACAGCTGATTGGACTGCTTTTCAAACAAATTCTATATACAGGGATGTTTCGGAACCTGTTTTGGGCTGGGATGTACTGGTGCCAGTGTTCGTCGTTTTTCCGATTCTCTTGCTAATTTTTTCCAAAAAGTATAAATGGACCAATTGGAAAGAACGCTTGACCGGGAAAGTACTTTCAAAAGAAGAATTTATTGCAGCTAATTCATTGGATGTTGAAACACGCTGA
- a CDS encoding AMP-binding protein translates to MLKHADIHPQFSLNGHSFQKKTLTDFASDFIKEGESFEKEIGQFIMNWLSENDTIQVNTSGSTGKPKTILLRKEHMFNSARATGNFFHLEPGNSALHCLPTEFIAGKMMLVRAMVLGLEMDCIAPSSSPLINSNKHYDFAAMVPLQLENSTHEIDSIEQIIVGGAPVSNRLRQMLQGKETKVFETYGMTETITHIAARLVNPKNEQNREMESRPFQTLPNVFIKTDARDCLVIEAPNISDSVVITNDIVNLVSNTEFEWLGRYDSVINSGGVKLVPEQIEKKLELIVERPFFVAGLPDSSLGQKLVLVIEGDIDKMQLMDIIKNCDELNKFQVPKEIYSVTQFSRTSNGKLNRKETLARIKAA, encoded by the coding sequence ATGTTGAAACACGCTGATATACATCCCCAATTTTCTTTAAATGGACATTCTTTTCAAAAGAAAACCTTAACAGATTTCGCGAGTGATTTTATTAAAGAAGGTGAATCTTTTGAAAAAGAAATCGGTCAGTTCATTATGAATTGGTTATCGGAAAATGACACTATCCAAGTAAACACTTCAGGCTCTACGGGAAAACCAAAGACCATTTTGCTCCGAAAAGAACATATGTTTAATTCTGCGAGGGCCACAGGAAACTTCTTCCATTTAGAACCCGGTAATTCAGCGCTTCATTGTTTACCTACAGAATTTATTGCGGGAAAAATGATGTTGGTAAGGGCTATGGTTCTTGGACTTGAAATGGATTGTATCGCCCCATCCTCCAGTCCTTTAATCAATAGCAATAAGCACTATGACTTTGCAGCTATGGTTCCTCTACAGCTGGAGAATTCAACTCATGAAATTGATAGTATCGAGCAAATTATAGTTGGTGGCGCACCAGTTTCCAATAGGCTGCGTCAAATGCTACAGGGAAAAGAAACAAAGGTTTTTGAAACATATGGGATGACGGAAACCATTACCCATATTGCAGCCAGACTCGTTAACCCTAAAAATGAGCAGAACAGGGAAATGGAATCCAGGCCATTCCAAACGTTGCCTAACGTTTTTATCAAAACTGATGCAAGGGATTGTCTTGTAATTGAAGCCCCCAATATTTCAGATAGTGTAGTGATTACTAACGATATCGTGAATTTAGTCTCCAACACGGAGTTTGAGTGGCTAGGCAGGTATGATTCCGTAATTAATTCAGGTGGTGTAAAACTGGTTCCCGAACAAATAGAGAAAAAATTAGAACTGATTGTAGAAAGGCCATTTTTTGTAGCCGGCTTACCCGATTCAAGTTTGGGGCAAAAACTAGTGCTGGTCATAGAAGGGGATATAGATAAAATGCAACTTATGGATATCATCAAAAACTGTGATGAACTGAATAAGTTTCAAGTCCCAAAGGAAATCTACTCGGTGACCCAATTTAGTAGAACAAGCAACGGTAAGTTGAATCGTAAAGAAACCTTAGCTCGTATTAAGGCCGCTTAA
- a CDS encoding M24 family metallopeptidase: protein MRLLLFLFSVFLFIQTSAQQILPEWQRAKVIDEILADRFNNSLPELMDTAGIDMWIVISREYNEDPVIRTMLPATWLNARRRTILLFYRDKSKNTIEKLAVARYNVGESIVSSWDKEKEPDQWKRLMQLIEERNPKKIGLNFSKDHNIADGLDKTDYDEFMANLPRKHHGKVVSAEQLAVRWIETRTEREMVIYDQLVDITHDIIAEAFSEKVITPGITTTTEVEWWMRQKVTDLGLETWFHPTVDVQRSKEELESHLYSFSGRPDDMTILPGDLLHCDFGITYLRLNTDCQELAYVLKPEEKGAPQFLIDGLKAGNQVQDFLTTNMIEGRTGNEILAKALSEAKAAGLRPSIYTHPLGLYGHSAGTTIGMWDSQGGVMKDDGENYPLNPNTVYAIELNTTVTVPEWNRDIRIMLEEAGFFGENGFRYVNGRQTELLLIPRIKSHQGN, encoded by the coding sequence ATGCGCTTACTCCTTTTTTTATTTTCAGTTTTTTTATTTATCCAGACTTCTGCCCAACAAATTTTACCGGAATGGCAACGAGCCAAGGTAATCGATGAGATTTTGGCAGACCGTTTTAACAACTCACTTCCAGAGTTAATGGACACCGCCGGAATTGACATGTGGATTGTGATTTCCCGAGAATATAATGAGGACCCAGTAATCAGAACCATGCTGCCAGCAACTTGGCTAAATGCTAGAAGAAGAACCATTCTTCTGTTTTACAGGGACAAGTCAAAAAATACCATTGAAAAATTAGCCGTGGCCCGCTACAATGTTGGGGAAAGTATCGTTTCTTCTTGGGATAAGGAAAAGGAACCGGACCAATGGAAACGTTTGATGCAATTGATAGAAGAACGTAATCCTAAAAAAATAGGGTTAAACTTTTCTAAGGACCACAATATAGCGGATGGGCTGGATAAAACGGATTACGATGAGTTCATGGCCAATCTACCTAGAAAACACCACGGAAAAGTAGTTTCTGCAGAACAACTAGCCGTGAGATGGATAGAAACCCGTACGGAAAGGGAAATGGTTATCTATGATCAACTGGTAGATATCACGCACGACATTATAGCCGAGGCTTTTTCTGAAAAAGTAATTACACCAGGTATTACGACCACCACGGAAGTGGAATGGTGGATGCGGCAAAAAGTAACCGATTTAGGTCTGGAAACCTGGTTTCATCCAACAGTGGACGTACAACGCTCCAAAGAAGAATTGGAAAGCCACCTGTATTCGTTTTCCGGTCGTCCTGATGATATGACCATTCTTCCGGGTGATTTGTTGCATTGTGATTTTGGTATAACCTACTTGAGATTAAATACGGATTGTCAAGAATTGGCCTATGTATTAAAACCTGAAGAAAAGGGAGCGCCTCAGTTTTTAATCGATGGTCTAAAGGCGGGAAATCAAGTTCAGGATTTTCTAACCACCAACATGATAGAGGGTAGAACGGGAAACGAGATTTTGGCAAAAGCTTTGTCAGAGGCAAAAGCCGCAGGCCTAAGACCTTCTATTTATACGCATCCACTTGGATTATATGGGCACTCTGCAGGAACCACTATAGGCATGTGGGACTCTCAAGGAGGGGTTATGAAGGACGATGGAGAAAATTATCCCTTAAACCCAAATACCGTTTATGCTATTGAGCTGAATACCACGGTAACTGTTCCAGAATGGAATAGGGATATTAGAATTATGCTAGAAGAGGCAGGGTTTTTTGGTGAAAACGGGTTCAGATATGTGAACGGTAGACAGACGGAGCTTTTATTGATACCCAGAATAAAATCACATCAAGGGAATTAA
- a CDS encoding YfaP family protein yields MKRITLLLILLVSLVSAQNMENKDITICWDTSFSMLDRDLEKEFDLLDKVFQRSPNQKVQLILFNIITEEKEFQITDGDWSELKDVLIQSKADGATIYDGLADLIKNDQVYFFTDGNALIADDNIPIKKGNFLINSLPDRNENFLKQSALLGRGRLMDFAAILPDNIQSTVTGGANEQPKAIAGTVYIDNVPADEIEVRIKGTETVYKTDDSGKFSLPAVPGDSILISSRSNRTMKTVPIGYFDSNVDIFLEANVTTLDEVVVTEKRVEAISKDLVNTGNGLKSKEELGYAVQSIGEEEITPIQTDLSQSLQGKFSNVTLGGDQDLTQFKGRSNNTLLGNNYGLVVVDGVPIQQSDSSTGFLGDASFINPANVADITVLKGFAATNRYGTLGNNGVLLITTKTALAGKGSGALANSALVQDNVYESDTEMNLNQSALTKALENTGTTEEAYSKYLTLRNFNEKNVPFYLDAFAHFKDKDHKLAAIIISNLWELNPKDETYMKLVELSSRYLGNNSLSAIINNELNRSRPTAIQPFFTEAKLQLAKGDYQEALNSLSVLEKGGAYGTMNVTPISKSLERELKNLVFQKRSSLDVTRVKEAYFKNTQMNVRLLVEWSNPKAEFEIQFVNPQNRFFNWEHTTGANQNRIQEEVTLGYAMEEFEIYDDLKGDWKINAIYKGNLEPENDDPLVLLCSVYENFGYPSQKKKLVWLYLDNQGTKKRIVEVKI; encoded by the coding sequence ATGAAGCGGATAACCCTACTACTTATTTTGCTGGTCAGTCTAGTTTCAGCACAGAATATGGAAAATAAGGATATTACCATCTGTTGGGATACCTCTTTTTCTATGCTTGATAGGGATTTGGAAAAAGAGTTCGACCTATTGGATAAAGTTTTTCAAAGGTCTCCAAATCAAAAAGTACAATTGATTCTATTCAATATTATAACCGAAGAAAAAGAGTTCCAGATTACAGATGGGGACTGGAGCGAGTTAAAAGATGTCTTAATACAATCGAAAGCAGATGGCGCTACTATATATGATGGATTGGCAGACCTGATTAAAAACGACCAAGTGTATTTTTTCACAGATGGTAACGCCTTGATAGCAGATGATAACATTCCTATAAAAAAGGGAAATTTTTTAATCAATAGTCTGCCGGATAGAAATGAAAATTTTTTGAAACAGTCGGCTTTACTGGGAAGGGGTAGATTGATGGACTTTGCCGCCATTTTGCCCGATAATATACAATCTACAGTAACTGGAGGAGCTAACGAACAACCAAAGGCTATTGCAGGAACGGTTTATATTGACAATGTCCCTGCTGATGAAATCGAAGTTCGAATTAAAGGAACTGAAACGGTCTACAAGACGGACGACAGTGGTAAATTCTCCCTTCCGGCAGTTCCTGGAGATTCCATATTAATTTCAAGTCGGTCAAATAGAACTATGAAGACGGTACCCATTGGTTATTTTGATTCAAATGTGGATATTTTCTTGGAAGCCAATGTGACTACTTTGGACGAAGTCGTTGTTACCGAAAAAAGGGTGGAGGCCATTTCAAAAGATTTGGTAAATACAGGAAATGGATTGAAGAGTAAGGAAGAGTTAGGGTATGCCGTTCAATCCATAGGTGAGGAGGAAATCACACCTATCCAAACGGATTTAAGTCAATCTTTACAAGGGAAATTTTCCAACGTCACCCTCGGTGGCGACCAGGATTTGACACAGTTTAAAGGAAGAAGTAATAATACATTGTTGGGAAATAATTATGGTCTTGTAGTGGTTGATGGTGTTCCTATACAGCAATCGGATTCGTCCACTGGGTTTTTGGGAGATGCCTCTTTTATTAATCCGGCTAACGTAGCGGATATAACAGTTCTTAAAGGATTTGCGGCCACTAATAGGTACGGTACGCTGGGCAATAATGGAGTTTTACTCATTACCACCAAAACAGCTCTAGCAGGTAAAGGAAGTGGTGCTTTGGCAAATTCAGCCTTGGTGCAGGACAATGTTTATGAGTCCGATACGGAAATGAATTTAAATCAGTCGGCCCTAACAAAAGCCCTGGAGAATACTGGAACAACAGAGGAGGCTTATTCGAAATACTTAACACTTAGAAATTTTAATGAAAAAAATGTACCGTTCTATTTGGATGCCTTTGCCCATTTTAAGGATAAGGACCACAAACTGGCGGCAATAATTATTTCTAATCTTTGGGAGCTGAACCCTAAAGATGAAACTTACATGAAATTAGTAGAACTATCGTCTAGGTATTTGGGTAACAATAGTTTATCTGCAATCATTAACAATGAACTGAACAGGTCCAGACCCACGGCTATTCAGCCGTTCTTTACAGAAGCCAAGTTACAGTTGGCAAAAGGAGATTATCAAGAGGCGTTAAATAGTTTGTCCGTCTTGGAAAAAGGAGGCGCCTATGGTACTATGAACGTAACACCAATAAGTAAGTCTTTGGAGCGCGAGTTAAAAAACTTGGTATTTCAAAAAAGAAGCAGTTTAGATGTTACTAGGGTTAAAGAAGCTTATTTCAAGAACACGCAAATGAACGTTCGGCTATTGGTAGAATGGAGCAACCCTAAGGCCGAATTTGAAATTCAATTTGTAAATCCACAAAACAGATTCTTCAACTGGGAACATACTACGGGTGCCAACCAAAACCGAATTCAGGAAGAGGTGACATTGGGATATGCTATGGAAGAGTTTGAAATTTATGATGATTTAAAGGGAGATTGGAAAATAAATGCTATTTATAAAGGTAATTTAGAACCGGAAAACGATGACCCTTTAGTCCTTTTATGTTCTGTATATGAAAACTTCGGATATCCGTCTCAAAAGAAGAAATTGGTTTGGTTGTATCTTGATAATCAAGGCACTAAGAAAAGGATTGTTGAAGTGAAGATTTAG
- a CDS encoding carboxypeptidase-like regulatory domain-containing protein: MKNLLLLLVVLSGTLGLAQDKTNNIKGKVTYLDTPLVNAEVRVSTSGETVKTDTEGKYAVAAAPGQIITYSYPSMRSMEIVVEDVTRILNVELTPEVNQLDEVVVSKTVLKSQKEMREEYALNKNIINTAFGFIDKETTNFSISIVEGKDLNPIGIDIATSLQYAIPSIKVERIPPINPVATIYLRGASMGMFPAIYDVDGLVMREFPFFLQVENIERVAVLRGLGAVVKYGGAANGGVIVINTKGANYYNNNTQVPNDLARLKGNIYDGGALASEKLEGDKPSYLTRLLASETEEEAKNTYREQIKIYGSSFYYVLDAYDYFSNRWNNKEFADKIIEENNAILKDNPIALKVLAYTYQAEGRLEEANDVYKEIFTLRPNYAQSYMDIANSYRELGEYQKAAAIYARYGYLLEEGFLRAEGDLGIIMERELNNLIALKGRELLSKRELKKLVLDDEFDGTRLVFEWNDSEAEFELQFVNPEGNYFKSEHSLLADADRIKDEKISGFSSEEYHIDDSIRGVWQVNAKYFGNKSLTPTYLKATVYHNYGSASQRKETKLFKLSLRNVNQQLFTVTNLASVVSN; the protein is encoded by the coding sequence ATGAAAAATCTTCTCTTACTTCTAGTAGTACTGTCAGGAACACTTGGTTTAGCTCAAGACAAAACAAATAATATTAAAGGAAAGGTTACTTATTTAGATACTCCATTGGTAAATGCGGAGGTTAGGGTGAGTACGTCAGGAGAGACCGTTAAAACGGATACCGAAGGAAAATATGCTGTAGCAGCGGCCCCAGGGCAGATAATTACGTATAGTTATCCAAGCATGCGGTCCATGGAGATTGTGGTTGAGGACGTTACCAGAATTTTAAATGTTGAGCTTACACCAGAAGTAAATCAGTTGGATGAGGTTGTGGTCTCTAAAACTGTTTTAAAATCGCAAAAGGAAATGCGTGAGGAATACGCCTTGAATAAAAATATTATAAATACTGCTTTTGGCTTTATCGATAAGGAAACGACCAATTTTTCAATTAGTATAGTAGAAGGCAAAGATTTGAATCCGATTGGAATTGATATTGCAACGTCCTTGCAATATGCTATACCGAGTATTAAGGTCGAAAGGATACCTCCTATAAACCCTGTTGCCACTATATATTTGAGAGGTGCTTCCATGGGAATGTTTCCGGCCATCTACGATGTAGATGGTTTGGTAATGAGGGAATTTCCATTTTTCTTACAAGTGGAAAACATTGAAAGAGTTGCGGTCCTTAGGGGACTGGGGGCAGTAGTCAAATATGGAGGAGCTGCCAATGGGGGTGTTATTGTGATTAATACCAAGGGAGCAAACTATTACAATAACAATACTCAAGTGCCAAATGACCTAGCTCGCCTTAAGGGTAATATTTACGATGGAGGCGCTTTGGCTTCCGAGAAATTAGAGGGAGATAAACCCAGTTATTTGACCCGTTTATTGGCTAGTGAAACGGAAGAAGAGGCAAAAAATACGTATCGAGAACAAATCAAGATTTACGGAAGCTCGTTCTACTATGTCCTTGATGCCTATGATTATTTTTCCAACCGTTGGAATAACAAAGAGTTTGCGGATAAGATTATAGAAGAGAACAATGCCATTCTTAAGGACAATCCTATCGCACTTAAGGTTCTAGCTTATACGTATCAAGCGGAGGGGCGGCTGGAAGAAGCGAACGACGTCTATAAAGAAATCTTTACGCTCCGCCCCAACTATGCGCAATCCTATATGGATATCGCCAACAGCTACCGCGAGCTTGGGGAATACCAGAAGGCGGCCGCAATCTATGCACGTTACGGTTATCTACTGGAAGAAGGCTTCCTAAGGGCAGAAGGCGATCTGGGCATCATCATGGAACGTGAACTGAACAACCTTATAGCGCTAAAAGGAAGGGAACTGCTGTCCAAGCGTGAACTGAAGAAACTGGTCTTGGACGACGAGTTCGACGGTACACGCCTCGTCTTCGAATGGAACGACAGCGAGGCCGAGTTCGAGCTGCAGTTCGTGAATCCGGAGGGGAACTATTTCAAGTCGGAACATTCCCTACTGGCGGATGCGGACCGCATCAAGGATGAAAAAATATCCGGGTTCTCCAGTGAGGAGTACCACATTGATGATTCGATTAGGGGGGTGTGGCAGGTGAACGCGAAATATTTTGGGAACAAGAGCCTTACGCCTACGTATTTGAAAGCAACTGTTTACCATAACTACGGTAGCGCATCACAACGAAAGGAGACCAAACTGTTTAAATTAAGCCTAAGGAACGTGAACCAACAGTTGTTCACCGTAACCAATTTGGCCAGTGTAGTTTCTAATTAA
- a CDS encoding carboxypeptidase-like regulatory domain-containing protein — translation MNRCCLILLLLSTSIWGQQNEITVSGKVSDGKNPIPDVNITVADSETETRTDAKGFYRITVSEGAILNYSHVGYETVEIVTEDIGRTLNIIMVPKVNRLDNVTVTKSRPRKTQKELFQEYNTNPNLIKTMFGILDKENIATSLYILDEKDFPPGAIYLGQLLNKLPGFRPSYSFKNEQLPMIEIDGMLYSSDAPVFLDVSNIERIATTSSRAALSKYGTVANGGLIIINTKTGNFSPGSNGITNYDQAKLRNNTYENDAIQTPLNLTRLGAELHSLSLVSKNVEGTNPTYLIRLLESKSETEAKEIYENQRTMHGSSPYYVLDAYDYFSNRWKNREFADSVIEQNKTILENNSHALKALAYIFQAEGRLKKANEIYKEIFLLRPNYAQSYMDLANSYREIEEYQKAAVLYARYAYLVEEGFLRTEGDLGTIMVRELNNLVTLQGDKLLAEKERKKLMWNDEFEGTRITFEWNDSEAEFKLQFVNPGGNYYVSEHSLMANADRIQEEKISGFSCEEYLIYAPISGVWRVNAEYLGNKSLTPTYLKANIYHNYGRANQRKEIKVFKLYTKDVKQQLFKVSNTAGMVYN, via the coding sequence ATGAACAGATGCTGCCTCATATTACTACTCCTCAGTACTTCGATTTGGGGGCAGCAAAACGAAATTACCGTAAGTGGAAAGGTGAGCGACGGTAAAAACCCGATTCCCGACGTAAATATTACCGTTGCCGATTCCGAAACTGAGACCAGGACCGATGCCAAGGGATTCTACAGGATTACGGTAAGCGAGGGAGCTATTTTGAACTATAGCCATGTAGGTTACGAGACAGTTGAGATAGTCACGGAGGATATCGGTAGGACCTTGAACATCATCATGGTTCCTAAGGTCAACCGACTGGATAATGTAACGGTGACCAAATCAAGGCCAAGGAAGACCCAAAAGGAACTTTTTCAAGAATATAACACCAATCCCAATCTAATAAAGACCATGTTTGGGATTTTGGATAAGGAAAATATAGCAACCAGTTTGTATATACTTGACGAAAAAGATTTTCCACCAGGTGCCATTTATTTAGGTCAGTTATTGAATAAACTTCCTGGATTTAGGCCTTCATATTCCTTTAAAAATGAGCAGCTTCCAATGATAGAAATTGATGGAATGCTTTACAGTAGTGATGCTCCGGTATTTTTGGATGTATCTAATATAGAACGAATAGCCACGACTTCTAGTCGTGCTGCACTTTCAAAATATGGTACTGTCGCGAATGGAGGTTTGATAATCATCAATACCAAAACCGGTAATTTTTCTCCGGGTTCTAATGGAATTACTAATTACGACCAGGCAAAACTTCGTAATAATACGTATGAGAATGACGCCATTCAAACTCCCTTAAATCTAACACGTTTAGGGGCTGAACTCCATAGTCTCTCTTTGGTATCAAAAAATGTAGAAGGAACTAATCCTACTTATTTAATTCGCCTATTGGAAAGTAAAAGCGAAACGGAGGCAAAAGAGATTTATGAAAATCAACGAACTATGCATGGCAGCTCACCATATTATGTTCTAGATGCCTACGATTATTTTTCCAATCGTTGGAAGAATAGGGAGTTTGCCGACTCCGTCATTGAACAGAACAAAACGATTCTTGAGAATAATTCCCATGCACTTAAAGCTTTGGCGTATATCTTTCAAGCTGAGGGGAGACTTAAAAAGGCAAATGAAATTTACAAAGAAATTTTTCTGCTACGACCCAACTACGCTCAATCCTACATGGATTTGGCCAATAGTTACCGCGAAATTGAAGAATACCAAAAGGCCGCTGTCCTGTACGCACGTTATGCTTATCTCGTTGAGGAAGGCTTTCTCCGTACCGAAGGCGATTTGGGTACCATCATGGTACGTGAACTGAATAACCTTGTCACACTCCAAGGCGATAAATTATTAGCTGAAAAAGAACGAAAAAAACTTATGTGGAACGATGAGTTCGAAGGTACTCGTATAACCTTTGAATGGAACGATAGTGAGGCTGAATTCAAATTACAGTTCGTAAATCCTGGTGGCAACTATTATGTTTCGGAACACTCGTTAATGGCCAATGCCGATCGCATACAGGAAGAAAAGATTTCTGGCTTTTCTTGTGAAGAGTATTTAATATACGCTCCCATCAGCGGTGTTTGGCGAGTTAATGCGGAATATTTAGGTAATAAAAGTCTTACCCCCACATATTTGAAGGCAAATATCTACCACAACTACGGCCGTGCAAATCAACGAAAGGAAATCAAAGTTTTTAAATTGTATACAAAAGATGTAAAACAGCAATTATTCAAAGTTTCGAATACAGCTGGGATGGTTTATAATTAA